A region of Rhizorhabdus wittichii RW1 DNA encodes the following proteins:
- a CDS encoding Hydantoinase/oxoprolinase (PFAM: Hydantoinase/oxoprolinase; Hydantoinaseoxoprolinase domain protein), which yields MPDAHFRIGIDVGGTNTDVVLMDGRTVLGSAKHFTTPDVKSGVVNAVRTVLDTTGIPIGSVRAVMIGTTQFVNAFIERRGLEPVAAIRIALPKGDGVPPFSGWPADAIEAVRGEIYMVGGGLLYTGQEYAPLDVDAIRAAARDARARNIRSFAISGGFSPLCPQIEERARAIVRDHVPDAFVTLSTELGGLGLLDRENAAIINASLAALASRIVPALGRAIGELGIKAPMYLSQNDGTLITADRAMALPILTCAAGPTNSIRGAAFLTGLTEAIVADIGGTTTDIGFLARGFPRETATANHIGGVRTNFRMPDLLSIGIGGGSIISEEGGGTVVGPTSVGHRLPAEGLVFGGATLTATDIAVRAGHAEIGDPGLVAHLPSSLVDAAVETIHLRIEEAIDQIKTNAAPMPLVLVGGGHILVNRPLNGVSKVVRPDHAAVANAVGAAIALASGRIDKMYDVKTLGRDAVIKLATGEAIAAAVEAGAQADAVDVIELVELPMTHMQDGAVQVKVRAVGPIAAFA from the coding sequence ATGCCGGACGCTCATTTCCGAATCGGAATCGACGTCGGCGGGACCAACACCGACGTCGTCCTGATGGACGGCCGCACGGTGCTGGGTTCCGCCAAGCATTTCACCACGCCGGACGTCAAATCCGGCGTGGTGAATGCGGTGCGGACGGTGCTCGACACGACCGGCATTCCCATAGGGTCGGTGCGGGCGGTGATGATCGGCACCACCCAGTTCGTCAACGCGTTCATCGAAAGGCGCGGGCTGGAGCCCGTCGCCGCCATTCGCATCGCCTTGCCCAAGGGGGATGGCGTTCCGCCATTTTCGGGCTGGCCGGCGGATGCCATCGAGGCGGTCCGCGGTGAAATCTACATGGTGGGCGGCGGCCTGCTCTACACCGGCCAGGAATATGCCCCCCTCGACGTCGATGCGATCCGCGCGGCGGCGCGCGATGCGCGGGCCAGGAACATCCGAAGCTTCGCCATATCCGGCGGCTTCTCTCCGCTCTGTCCGCAGATCGAGGAGCGTGCCCGCGCCATCGTGCGCGACCATGTGCCCGACGCCTTCGTGACCTTGTCCACCGAACTGGGGGGACTGGGACTGCTCGATCGCGAGAATGCCGCGATCATCAACGCCAGTCTCGCCGCGCTGGCGTCTCGGATCGTCCCCGCGCTGGGCCGCGCGATCGGCGAGCTGGGCATCAAGGCGCCGATGTACCTCAGTCAGAACGACGGTACGCTGATCACGGCCGATCGCGCCATGGCCCTGCCGATCCTGACCTGCGCCGCCGGCCCGACGAACAGCATCCGGGGGGCCGCCTTCCTGACCGGGCTGACCGAGGCGATCGTCGCCGACATCGGCGGCACCACCACCGATATCGGCTTCCTCGCCCGGGGCTTCCCCCGCGAAACCGCAACCGCCAACCATATAGGCGGCGTCCGCACCAATTTCCGGATGCCCGACCTGCTCTCGATCGGCATCGGCGGCGGCAGCATCATATCGGAAGAAGGCGGCGGGACGGTCGTAGGCCCCACTTCGGTCGGCCATCGTCTTCCGGCCGAGGGGCTGGTCTTCGGCGGCGCGACCCTGACCGCGACGGATATCGCCGTGCGCGCGGGCCATGCCGAGATCGGCGATCCCGGCCTCGTCGCCCATCTGCCCTCATCCCTGGTCGATGCGGCGGTGGAGACGATCCACCTTCGGATCGAGGAGGCGATCGACCAGATCAAGACCAACGCGGCCCCCATGCCGCTGGTCCTGGTGGGCGGCGGCCATATTCTGGTGAACCGCCCGCTGAACGGCGTTTCGAAGGTCGTCCGCCCCGATCACGCCGCGGTCGCCAATGCCGTCGGCGCCGCGATCGCCCTCGCCAGCGGACGGATCGACAAGATGTACGACGTGAAGACGCTCGGACGCGACGCTGTCATCAAGCTCGCGACGGGCGAAGCCATCGCCGCCGCCGTGGAAGCCGGCGCCCAGGCCGATGCGGTGGACGTCATCGAGCTCGTCGAGCTGCCGATGACGCACATGCAGGACGGCGCGGTGCAGGTGAAGGTCCGCGCGGTCGGCCCCATCGCCGCCTTCGCCTGA
- a CDS encoding Formate dehydrogenase (PFAM: molybdopterin oxidoreductase; molydopterin dinucleotide-binding region; molybdopterin oxidoreductase Fe4S4 region), whose protein sequence is MAASEDRTKSVRTYCRICPAGCGMIADVVDGKVVGVRGDKAHPLSYGYLCPKGQASAKAHNSPHRLDRPLMRSSGTLSPASWDDAMDDIGGKLVEIRQASGPDAIGVYFGTAGFFDTGGMFSFPFIGQLGTTSLYTATSVDSPGYQLVAERMSGNHWLLPKPDRDANFVILNGINPIVSHGHNFFMAAPKAQLRKWAARGGLWVIDPRLTESAEIATGHLRPLPGTEYALFGFLIRSLLADGGADVEFLRDFCSNVDSLRDSVAPFDLDAAASITHIEQSEILRLLAGIRQAGRIALQLGTGTSMSKNANVTTWLGWALNAVTGSLDRPGGMWINRGMLQDLAKVGWQPTNTTRPGPKSRPDLPGRAGQMPSGALIDEIEAGNLRALIVVGGNPVIALPDTRRLTAALGKLDLLVVLDVLPTGTTELATHVLPCTGQLERADISMGDIAYTREFAQYAPRVVPPGAERRPTWWILGELGRRLGIEIAPPDPDADEAALFRPLAAAPRFDIAAFDGDTAVSFLEEECSFGWVSRFLPDNRWNLAPEELVEQLKHSTPPGCDPEALLLIPSRQRHKINSTFNDGIADRHGHSLPGLYISERDAARFGLEPGGLAEVASATGKLVVTVHIDRRMGDGCVSIPHGFERANVGHLTSTRINTDPLSGMIEQSGVEVRVRPIGPP, encoded by the coding sequence ATGGCCGCATCGGAAGATCGCACGAAATCCGTCAGGACATATTGCCGGATATGCCCGGCCGGCTGCGGCATGATCGCCGATGTCGTGGATGGGAAGGTCGTCGGCGTGCGCGGCGACAAGGCGCACCCGCTGTCATATGGATATCTCTGCCCCAAGGGACAGGCTTCGGCGAAGGCCCATAACAGCCCCCACCGCCTCGACAGGCCGCTCATGCGGAGCAGCGGCACATTGTCGCCTGCGAGCTGGGATGACGCGATGGACGATATCGGCGGAAAACTGGTGGAAATCCGCCAGGCTTCGGGGCCTGATGCGATCGGCGTCTATTTCGGAACCGCCGGCTTCTTCGATACGGGAGGGATGTTCAGCTTCCCGTTCATCGGGCAATTGGGAACGACGAGCCTCTATACGGCGACTTCGGTCGACTCCCCCGGCTATCAGCTCGTCGCCGAGCGCATGTCGGGCAATCATTGGCTGCTGCCGAAGCCCGACCGGGACGCGAACTTCGTGATCCTGAACGGGATCAATCCGATCGTTTCGCACGGCCATAATTTCTTCATGGCGGCTCCCAAGGCGCAGCTACGGAAATGGGCGGCACGGGGCGGCCTCTGGGTGATCGACCCCCGGCTGACGGAATCGGCGGAGATCGCGACGGGACATCTGCGCCCGCTCCCGGGAACCGAATATGCGCTGTTCGGCTTCCTGATCCGCAGCCTCCTCGCCGATGGCGGCGCCGACGTCGAATTCCTGAGGGACTTTTGCTCGAACGTCGACAGCTTGCGCGACAGCGTGGCGCCGTTCGATCTCGATGCCGCCGCCTCGATCACGCACATAGAACAATCCGAAATCCTCCGCCTGCTCGCGGGAATCCGCCAGGCCGGCCGGATCGCGCTGCAACTGGGCACCGGCACTTCGATGTCGAAGAACGCCAATGTCACGACCTGGCTGGGATGGGCCCTCAACGCCGTGACCGGTTCGCTGGATCGGCCGGGCGGCATGTGGATCAATCGCGGCATGCTGCAGGATCTGGCAAAGGTCGGATGGCAGCCGACCAACACCACCCGGCCGGGCCCGAAAAGCCGCCCCGACCTTCCGGGCCGCGCCGGCCAGATGCCGAGCGGCGCGCTGATCGACGAAATCGAGGCCGGCAATCTCAGAGCCCTGATCGTCGTCGGCGGGAATCCCGTCATCGCCCTGCCCGACACCCGGCGATTGACCGCCGCGCTGGGCAAGCTCGACCTGCTGGTCGTGCTCGACGTCCTTCCCACCGGGACGACCGAGCTCGCCACGCACGTCCTCCCCTGCACCGGACAGCTCGAACGCGCCGACATCAGCATGGGAGACATCGCCTATACGCGCGAGTTCGCCCAATATGCGCCGCGCGTCGTCCCGCCCGGGGCGGAACGGCGGCCGACCTGGTGGATCCTGGGCGAGCTCGGCCGCCGGCTCGGCATCGAGATCGCGCCCCCGGATCCCGATGCCGACGAAGCGGCGCTGTTCAGGCCACTGGCGGCCGCGCCCCGCTTCGACATCGCGGCGTTCGACGGCGACACCGCCGTGAGTTTCCTGGAGGAGGAATGCAGCTTCGGCTGGGTATCACGCTTCCTTCCCGACAATCGCTGGAACCTCGCCCCCGAAGAACTGGTCGAGCAGCTCAAGCACAGCACGCCGCCCGGATGCGATCCCGAGGCGCTTCTGCTGATTCCATCGCGGCAGCGCCACAAGATCAACTCGACCTTCAACGACGGCATTGCGGACCGGCACGGCCACAGCCTGCCCGGTCTCTATATCAGCGAGCGGGACGCCGCGCGTTTCGGGCTGGAGCCCGGCGGACTGGCCGAGGTGGCGAGCGCAACCGGCAAGCTGGTGGTGACGGTCCACATCGACCGGCGCATGGGGGATGGCTGCGTCAGCATTCCGCATGGCTTCGAGCGGGCCAATGTCGGTCACCTGACCTCGACGCGCATCAACACCGACCCGCTGTCGGGCATGATCGAGCAGTCGGGCGTCGAGGTTCGGGTGCGGCCGATCGGTCCGCCATGA
- a CDS encoding protein of unknown function DUF917 (PFAM: protein of unknown function DUF917) → MYIINSPRDVQDMARGAVVLGTGGGGDPYIGELLVAAEVANGNFPKIISCDEIGDDDFVLVFAGVGAPSILVENLLSKTAMLRVLARAEAHFDRRVDALLCMEIGGANSMMPLALGAISGVPVLDADGIGRALPQLNMTTFSIHGCPVTPSILMEERGNVVTIEASDDKMAEDISRAATIAMGAGAFCMMYPMSGKRAREVTIHGTISQTLEIGRAIREGRNSHGDPFDNLLRYLNSWPDRTAKIIFDGKIVDVTHEIRNGWHWGQARLQPLNGGGDDCVIEIQNEFTIARINGETATIVPDLITVLDRESAEPLTSDMLAYGQRVKVLSYSCDPVLRRPEALDVLGPRAFGFDEDFRPMEELLGLREPQQAVG, encoded by the coding sequence ATGTACATCATCAATTCACCGCGCGACGTCCAGGACATGGCCCGTGGCGCCGTCGTGCTGGGCACGGGCGGCGGCGGCGATCCCTATATCGGCGAGCTGCTCGTGGCGGCGGAGGTCGCCAACGGGAATTTCCCCAAGATCATAAGCTGCGACGAGATCGGCGACGACGATTTCGTGCTGGTCTTTGCCGGCGTCGGCGCGCCTTCCATCCTGGTCGAGAACCTGTTGAGCAAGACGGCGATGCTGCGCGTGCTGGCCCGCGCCGAGGCGCATTTCGACCGGCGCGTGGACGCCTTGCTCTGCATGGAGATCGGCGGCGCCAATTCGATGATGCCGTTGGCGCTGGGGGCGATCAGCGGGGTGCCCGTCCTCGATGCCGACGGCATCGGCCGGGCGCTGCCGCAGCTGAACATGACCACCTTCAGCATCCACGGCTGCCCGGTCACGCCGTCCATCCTCATGGAGGAACGCGGCAACGTCGTCACGATCGAGGCCTCCGACGACAAGATGGCGGAGGATATCTCGCGCGCCGCGACGATCGCGATGGGCGCCGGCGCCTTCTGCATGATGTATCCGATGTCCGGCAAGCGCGCGCGCGAAGTGACCATCCACGGCACCATCAGCCAGACGCTGGAGATCGGACGCGCCATACGCGAAGGCCGCAACAGCCATGGCGACCCCTTCGACAATCTGCTGCGCTATCTGAACAGCTGGCCCGATCGCACCGCGAAGATCATCTTCGACGGCAAGATCGTCGACGTGACCCACGAGATCCGCAACGGCTGGCATTGGGGGCAGGCCCGGCTGCAACCGCTGAACGGCGGCGGGGACGATTGCGTCATCGAGATCCAGAACGAATTCACCATCGCCCGCATCAATGGCGAGACCGCGACGATCGTGCCCGACCTGATCACCGTGCTCGACCGCGAATCCGCCGAGCCGCTGACATCCGACATGCTCGCCTACGGCCAGCGCGTGAAGGTGCTCTCCTACAGTTGCGACCCCGTGCTGCGCCGTCCCGAGGCGCTCGATGTCCTGGGGCCGCGCGCCTTCGGCTTCGACGAGGACTTCCGGCCGATGGAGGAGCTGCTCGGCCTCCGCGAGCCGCAGCAGGCCGTTGGCTGA
- a CDS encoding amidohydrolase (PFAM: amidohydrolase; Amidohydrolase 3), translating to MSAILHNGPIFDGHSADLLQGQAIYVEDGLIREIAPLDKLPGAERRIDLNGHFVMPGLIDAHFHAYGIEVDLEKVDHISPALRSLHARRFLESALHRGFTTVRDAAGGDLPLATALEQGLIDGPRFFFPGLAISQTGGHGDFRLPDHYDACACAYCGALATVADGPDEVRRVVRDQLRKGAHHIKLFVSGGVLSRTDPIWMRQFSDAEIRVAVEEAETRRAYVMAHVHTNEAALRCVANGVRSLEHVTILERDGADAIVAAGAFAVPTFAIGDAMKERAEQMGLPAAILDKVRAMGDVAYASLDHLRQAGAQIGFGTDLLGPLMDRQAREFRLRLPVCSPVEILRSATSVNAALLQMEGKLGTIAPGACADIIAIDGNPLDDIALFEQQERIGFIMRDGKVVRCAL from the coding sequence ATGTCCGCGATATTGCACAACGGCCCGATCTTCGACGGGCACTCCGCCGACCTGTTGCAGGGACAGGCCATCTATGTCGAAGACGGGCTGATCCGCGAAATCGCGCCGCTCGACAAGCTTCCGGGCGCGGAACGGCGGATCGACCTGAACGGGCATTTCGTGATGCCCGGCCTGATCGACGCCCATTTCCACGCCTATGGGATCGAGGTCGACCTCGAAAAGGTCGACCACATCTCCCCCGCCCTGCGCAGCCTCCATGCCCGGCGCTTCCTGGAAAGCGCGCTGCACCGCGGCTTCACCACCGTGCGCGATGCCGCCGGCGGCGATCTGCCGCTGGCGACCGCCCTCGAACAGGGCCTGATCGACGGGCCGCGCTTCTTCTTTCCCGGCCTCGCCATCAGCCAGACCGGCGGGCATGGCGATTTCCGCCTGCCCGACCATTATGACGCCTGCGCCTGCGCTTATTGCGGGGCGCTGGCGACCGTCGCCGACGGCCCCGACGAGGTGCGCCGGGTCGTGCGCGATCAGCTCCGCAAGGGCGCGCACCACATCAAGCTGTTCGTGTCCGGCGGCGTGCTGTCGCGCACCGACCCGATCTGGATGCGGCAGTTCAGCGACGCCGAGATCCGGGTCGCGGTCGAAGAGGCCGAGACGCGCCGCGCCTATGTCATGGCGCATGTCCATACCAATGAGGCGGCGCTGCGCTGCGTCGCCAACGGCGTCCGTTCGCTGGAGCACGTCACCATCCTCGAGCGGGATGGGGCCGACGCCATCGTCGCCGCCGGCGCTTTCGCCGTGCCGACCTTCGCCATCGGCGACGCGATGAAGGAACGCGCCGAGCAGATGGGATTGCCCGCGGCGATCCTCGACAAGGTCCGCGCGATGGGCGACGTGGCCTATGCGTCGCTGGACCATCTGCGACAGGCCGGGGCCCAGATCGGTTTCGGCACCGACCTGCTGGGCCCGCTGATGGATCGCCAGGCCCGCGAGTTCCGCTTGCGGCTGCCCGTCTGCAGTCCGGTCGAGATCCTGCGATCGGCGACCTCGGTCAACGCCGCGCTGCTTCAGATGGAAGGCAAGTTGGGGACGATCGCGCCCGGCGCCTGCGCGGACATCATCGCCATCGACGGCAATCCGCTGGACGACATCGCCCTGTTCGAACAGCAGGAGCGCATCGGCTTCATCATGCGCGACGGCAAGGTCGTCCGATGCGCGCTTTAG
- a CDS encoding TonB-dependent receptor (PFAM: TonB-dependent receptor; TonB-dependent receptor, plug) — MNKAYWLHAAILGSMSTLPSNALAQNSDPAGTDNPNEIVVTAQNRTERLQEVPIQVSALNSEAIGDAGIKSTADALSQIANASFDRGNNYRSNYITMRGLTQLNNADPPVAFVVDGVPQTNQESIGVALFDVERIEILKGPQGSLYGRNAVGGAINVITKEPTNDLSGFWNLAVSKGETVDASAGVSGAIVDDVLLFRVATTYKHSDGLIRNSFRGDHSDYIDHDYTFRGRLIAKPSDALKIDLRAEYNKYAAGGNYYSAVFSGDPNDFVDPQANLPGLTSGSVTDLTAKIDYDLDFATLTSISNYSDFKLSARSDGDIRNPVTSPGGFFGLGFQLGQGQDLKRRIFSQEIRLVSRSDQPLRWLVGGYYLDTDRSLRSRFFFDFNGQPSQIDSPANLFLDNNEGNDNRAYAFFGQVDYDILTNLTLTGGLRYDNDRRVQTNLNSNTVRKARFDRLQPKVTLAWKPGDNKLIYATFGTGFRSGGFNAPNAPVPVFASETLSNYEAGFKTQFLDRRLTVNGAAFQTDVKNYQFFYLDTASGAQIIDTIGKVRIRGLELELIASLADRLEASVAVGVIDSNIRNSVFAADIGNRAPRTVPFSTTSSLQYKPSLGGDVEGLARVEWQHFGKKYWGADNVAVQNPYDIVNARLGVNFGQFGVYGFVRNLLNDKYYGEFFQPKYSGLDIFIGYPGAPRSFGVEMKMSF, encoded by the coding sequence TTGAACAAGGCATATTGGCTCCACGCCGCAATTCTCGGAAGCATGTCAACGCTTCCAAGCAATGCCCTGGCACAGAACAGCGATCCGGCGGGAACGGACAACCCTAATGAAATCGTCGTAACGGCGCAGAATCGCACCGAACGGCTTCAGGAAGTTCCTATCCAGGTCAGCGCCCTGAATTCGGAAGCCATCGGCGATGCCGGCATCAAGTCGACCGCCGATGCGCTGTCGCAGATCGCCAATGCGAGCTTCGATCGCGGCAATAACTACCGCAGCAACTACATCACCATGCGCGGGCTGACCCAGTTGAACAATGCCGATCCGCCCGTCGCGTTCGTCGTCGACGGCGTGCCGCAGACCAACCAGGAGAGCATCGGCGTCGCGCTGTTCGATGTCGAGCGGATCGAGATCCTCAAGGGTCCGCAAGGATCGCTCTATGGCCGCAATGCGGTCGGCGGCGCGATCAACGTCATCACCAAGGAGCCGACCAACGACCTGAGCGGCTTCTGGAACCTGGCGGTTTCGAAAGGCGAGACCGTCGATGCGTCGGCCGGCGTGTCCGGAGCGATCGTCGACGACGTCCTGCTGTTCCGCGTCGCCACCACCTACAAGCATTCCGATGGCCTCATCAGGAACAGCTTCCGCGGCGATCATTCGGACTATATCGACCATGACTACACGTTCCGCGGACGGTTGATCGCCAAGCCGTCGGACGCGCTGAAGATCGACCTGCGCGCGGAGTATAACAAATACGCCGCCGGAGGGAATTACTACTCCGCGGTCTTTTCGGGCGATCCCAACGACTTTGTCGACCCCCAGGCCAACCTGCCCGGACTGACGAGCGGATCCGTCACCGACCTGACCGCGAAGATCGACTATGATCTCGACTTCGCGACCCTGACGAGCATCTCCAACTATTCGGACTTCAAGCTGTCGGCGCGCTCGGACGGCGACATACGCAACCCCGTCACCTCGCCGGGCGGCTTCTTCGGCCTCGGCTTCCAGCTCGGCCAGGGACAGGATCTGAAGCGCCGGATATTCAGCCAGGAAATTCGGCTGGTTTCGCGCAGCGACCAGCCGCTGCGCTGGCTCGTCGGCGGATATTATCTGGATACCGACCGTTCGCTGCGCTCGCGCTTCTTCTTCGATTTCAACGGCCAGCCGTCGCAGATCGACAGTCCGGCCAATCTCTTCCTCGACAACAACGAAGGAAACGACAACCGCGCCTACGCCTTTTTCGGCCAGGTCGACTACGACATCCTGACCAACCTTACGCTGACGGGCGGGCTGCGCTACGACAACGACCGGCGCGTCCAGACCAATCTGAACAGCAACACCGTCCGCAAGGCGCGTTTCGATCGCCTTCAGCCCAAGGTCACCCTGGCCTGGAAGCCGGGGGACAACAAGCTGATCTACGCCACCTTCGGCACGGGCTTCCGGTCGGGCGGCTTCAACGCCCCGAACGCGCCGGTGCCGGTGTTCGCTTCGGAAACGCTCAGCAATTATGAAGCGGGTTTCAAGACCCAGTTCCTCGACAGGCGCCTGACCGTCAATGGCGCCGCCTTCCAGACCGATGTGAAGAATTACCAGTTCTTCTATCTCGACACCGCTTCCGGCGCCCAGATCATCGACACGATCGGCAAGGTCCGCATCCGGGGACTGGAGCTGGAGCTGATCGCTTCGCTGGCCGATCGCCTTGAAGCTTCGGTCGCGGTCGGGGTCATCGACAGCAACATCCGGAACAGCGTCTTCGCCGCCGACATCGGCAACCGCGCGCCCCGGACCGTGCCTTTCTCGACCACCTCCTCGCTCCAGTACAAGCCGTCCCTGGGCGGCGACGTCGAAGGGCTGGCGCGCGTCGAATGGCAGCATTTCGGCAAGAAATATTGGGGCGCGGACAACGTCGCCGTCCAGAATCCCTATGATATCGTCAATGCGCGACTGGGAGTCAATTTCGGACAGTTCGGCGTCTATGGCTTCGTCCGCAACCTGTTGAACGACAAATATTATGGCGAGTTCTTCCAGCCGAAATATTCGGGGCTGGACATATTCATCGGCTATCCCGGGGCGCCGCGAAGCTTCGGCGTCGAAATGAAGATGAGCTTCTGA
- a CDS encoding regulatory protein, LuxR (PFAM: regulatory protein, LuxR), with the protein MALCRRDLPLRSLNVARSGKLSILYGPAGYGKTTILAQWRQDLIDQGLPVAWITAAREDGDPQAFLKVLMLALRDAGVDLGEAGLWASGDISAARRLEGAILALERSGKPAVIIVDAFETVNEPSMDAMFADLIEMLPDHVHLVLASRQRPRLTLSTHLARGNVRLIGPDELRFNENEMAQMLGATVTASDLAALSERTGGWPIAVQLHQLWLASAPEGAELSSRRPMAELTQYMADEVLRTLTDAHRDLLTDLSIFPEIETNLADHVRQSEDSALLLEEISDLLPGLIERHGAGIETSYRLHPLIADHAGRQLKTGRGREALLRHRAALWLWNDRRHGEALNQAILGHDNGLLRLFTETLPTLEIFLAHGTDELRAVLRVLPPGSLRQSPRIRLAEALILSKAGLFKDAWKIAEAVAAESAGGDDDPLQETERLTIRSIIASHFMTACSVADMALDRISRIAPTTPLYCAFLDTGRLLTYQQSGDLEAARMALARARAAYDSSGDFPFSHSHLRAHALQIALAEGRLGDASELSHAMLAEHQDSPMAHIWLAMARTALSAVEYCRTYRLRAADQVKMAMVLLGEGDATFDQYAIVLPIILDAAMRRDGADMALQEIAVATKRFAERGLISMTIMMEALVLLYQLRSGSAPRTIDPRQLDLALRPPSASPWRERDSVRHAVALHAISVASPETALSVAQAMLRDGQAGGRVGTRIKALVLTSLAHEREGDRPAADRSMTEALRLAVDESVVAPFAEEGPALHPILERIAREEPTSKLARHLEKILQLISASSHPSQLTDREAEILAHLADGVSNKLIARRLALTENTVKFHLKNIFAKLGVASRKEAAACAFRDL; encoded by the coding sequence GTGGCGCTGTGCAGGCGCGACCTGCCGTTGCGGTCGCTGAACGTCGCGCGATCGGGGAAGCTCTCCATCCTCTATGGCCCGGCGGGTTATGGGAAGACCACCATATTGGCGCAGTGGCGCCAGGATCTGATCGACCAGGGGCTGCCCGTCGCCTGGATCACGGCCGCGCGCGAGGATGGGGATCCGCAGGCATTCCTGAAGGTCCTCATGCTGGCGCTGCGCGATGCCGGCGTCGATCTCGGCGAGGCGGGCTTGTGGGCCTCCGGCGACATCTCGGCCGCCCGTCGGCTGGAGGGCGCCATTCTCGCCCTCGAACGCAGCGGCAAGCCGGCTGTGATCATCGTCGATGCCTTCGAAACGGTCAACGAACCGTCGATGGACGCGATGTTCGCGGATCTGATCGAGATGCTGCCGGATCATGTCCATCTGGTTCTGGCATCCCGCCAAAGGCCGCGGCTGACGCTATCCACGCATCTGGCGCGCGGCAATGTCCGCCTGATCGGTCCCGACGAGCTGCGGTTCAACGAAAATGAAATGGCGCAGATGCTCGGCGCCACGGTGACGGCGTCCGATCTTGCCGCCCTTTCGGAACGCACCGGAGGCTGGCCCATCGCGGTGCAGCTCCATCAGCTATGGCTCGCGAGCGCGCCGGAAGGGGCCGAGCTGTCCTCCCGGCGGCCCATGGCGGAGCTCACGCAATATATGGCGGACGAGGTGTTGCGCACGCTCACCGACGCGCATCGGGACCTTCTGACCGATCTCTCGATATTCCCGGAGATCGAGACCAACCTGGCCGATCATGTCCGTCAGTCGGAGGACAGCGCGCTGCTGCTCGAGGAAATATCCGACCTGCTTCCCGGATTGATCGAGCGGCACGGCGCCGGGATCGAAACCAGCTATCGCCTGCACCCGCTGATCGCCGACCATGCGGGGCGGCAGTTGAAGACAGGTCGCGGGCGCGAAGCCCTGCTGCGCCACCGCGCGGCCCTGTGGCTGTGGAACGACAGGCGCCACGGCGAAGCGTTGAACCAGGCGATTCTCGGTCATGACAATGGCTTGCTGAGGCTCTTCACGGAAACCTTGCCCACGCTCGAGATATTCCTGGCGCACGGCACCGACGAATTGCGCGCCGTGCTGCGGGTCCTGCCCCCCGGATCGCTCCGCCAGTCGCCGCGGATCAGGCTCGCGGAGGCCCTGATCCTGTCCAAGGCCGGCCTGTTCAAGGATGCCTGGAAGATCGCGGAAGCGGTGGCGGCGGAGAGCGCAGGCGGCGATGACGACCCGCTCCAGGAAACGGAACGCCTGACGATTCGGTCGATCATCGCCAGCCACTTCATGACCGCGTGCTCGGTTGCCGACATGGCGCTCGATCGGATCAGCCGGATCGCCCCGACCACGCCCTTGTACTGCGCCTTCCTCGATACCGGGCGGCTCCTGACCTATCAGCAAAGCGGCGACCTGGAAGCGGCCCGCATGGCGCTGGCGCGAGCCAGGGCCGCCTATGACAGCAGCGGGGACTTTCCCTTCTCCCATTCCCATCTGCGCGCCCACGCGCTGCAGATCGCGCTCGCCGAAGGCCGGCTCGGCGATGCATCGGAGCTGAGCCACGCGATGCTCGCCGAGCATCAGGATTCGCCCATGGCCCATATATGGCTGGCGATGGCGCGGACCGCCCTTTCCGCCGTCGAATATTGCCGCACCTACCGCCTGCGCGCCGCGGATCAGGTCAAGATGGCGATGGTGCTTCTTGGCGAAGGCGATGCGACGTTCGATCAATATGCGATCGTGCTTCCGATCATCCTCGATGCCGCGATGCGACGCGACGGGGCGGACATGGCGTTGCAGGAAATCGCGGTCGCCACGAAGCGATTTGCGGAACGCGGCCTGATATCGATGACGATCATGATGGAGGCGCTGGTGCTCCTCTATCAGCTACGATCGGGGTCGGCGCCGCGGACCATCGATCCCCGGCAACTGGATCTCGCTTTGCGGCCGCCATCGGCATCGCCCTGGCGCGAGCGCGACAGCGTCCGGCACGCGGTCGCCCTGCACGCGATATCCGTCGCTTCGCCGGAGACCGCCCTTTCCGTCGCCCAGGCGATGCTGCGCGACGGCCAGGCCGGAGGCCGCGTCGGAACACGGATCAAGGCGCTGGTCCTCACCAGCCTGGCGCATGAGCGGGAGGGCGACCGGCCTGCCGCGGATCGCAGCATGACCGAGGCCCTGCGCCTCGCCGTCGACGAATCCGTGGTGGCGCCATTTGCCGAGGAGGGGCCCGCCCTGCACCCCATTCTCGAACGCATCGCCAGGGAAGAGCCGACGTCGAAATTGGCCCGTCATCTCGAAAAGATCCTCCAGCTCATAAGCGCGTCAAGCCACCCCAGCCAACTGACCGACCGGGAAGCGGAAATACTGGCTCATCTGGCGGACGGCGTATCGAACAAGCTGATCGCGCGGCGGCTGGCCCTGACGGAAAACACCGTCAAATTTCATCTGAAGAACATCTTCGCCAAGCTGGGCGTCGCCAGCAGGAAAGAGGCGGCGGCCTGCGCCTTCCGCGATCTGTAG